In one Candidatus Nitronereus thalassa genomic region, the following are encoded:
- a CDS encoding acetolactate synthase large subunit — MARRNDSDQQSRKKLKASDLLVRALEAEGVEYVFALPGEENLDLVESLRQSSIKLVLTRHEQGAGFMAATYGRLCGKAGVCLTTLGPGATNLATPAAFAQLGGMPLLMITGQKPIKQSKQGQFQIVDIVSLFSPICKMAKQIVHGNTIPALVREAFRLAEEERPGPVLLELPEDIAAEETTQPVLTPHVRHYAVADDAVLQEAVGLIKAARMPLVLIGAGANRKEAHRALSNFIETTRIPFFTTQMGKGVVDERSDFFLGTAALSSGDYLHCAIDRADLIINIGHDVIEKPPFFMTESGKKVIHINYKAARVDEVYFPQLEVVGDVARSVTRLQEKLGGPVSCDTAYFDTVRGEIETHIAEGHDDLQFPIIPQRLVADTRKVMGDADIIALDNGIYKIWFARNYKAHQPNTVLLDNALATMGAGLSSAMAAAMLYPDRRVMAICGDGGFMMNSQELETAIRLKLNLVVTILNDSAYGMIRWKQTASGFEDWGLEFGNPDFVKYAESFGATGHRVQATEDLVSIFEQAFTAGGVHLIDLPIEYSENQKVLVEELAQKVCKL; from the coding sequence ATGGCGCGTAGGAACGACAGCGATCAACAGTCGAGGAAAAAACTCAAAGCATCGGATCTCCTTGTACGTGCCTTGGAAGCAGAAGGTGTGGAATATGTGTTCGCGCTTCCAGGTGAGGAAAATCTGGATTTGGTTGAGTCCTTGCGACAGTCAAGCATCAAGCTGGTGTTAACCCGACATGAGCAGGGGGCTGGATTCATGGCCGCTACGTATGGCCGTCTTTGCGGGAAGGCCGGTGTGTGTTTGACGACCTTGGGTCCTGGCGCGACGAACCTGGCCACTCCGGCCGCGTTTGCGCAGCTTGGGGGGATGCCGCTTCTGATGATCACCGGTCAAAAACCCATTAAACAATCCAAGCAAGGGCAGTTTCAGATTGTGGATATTGTCAGTTTATTTTCGCCGATCTGCAAAATGGCCAAACAGATTGTTCATGGTAATACCATTCCTGCGCTCGTCCGCGAAGCCTTTCGCTTGGCTGAGGAGGAACGCCCCGGACCCGTGTTATTGGAGTTGCCCGAAGATATTGCCGCGGAGGAGACGACCCAACCGGTGCTGACACCTCACGTTCGGCATTATGCGGTTGCCGATGATGCCGTGCTTCAGGAAGCGGTGGGTCTTATCAAGGCTGCGAGGATGCCGTTGGTGCTCATCGGGGCTGGGGCAAATCGGAAAGAGGCGCATCGCGCGTTGTCGAATTTTATCGAGACCACCCGTATTCCTTTTTTTACGACCCAAATGGGCAAGGGGGTGGTTGATGAACGTTCTGATTTCTTTCTGGGCACGGCAGCGTTATCCTCCGGCGATTATCTTCACTGCGCCATTGATCGAGCAGATTTGATCATTAATATCGGACATGATGTGATAGAAAAACCGCCGTTTTTCATGACGGAAAGTGGGAAGAAAGTCATTCATATCAATTACAAAGCCGCCCGGGTTGACGAAGTGTATTTCCCACAGCTGGAAGTCGTGGGTGACGTGGCACGGTCGGTGACGCGTCTACAGGAAAAACTTGGTGGGCCCGTTTCCTGTGATACCGCCTATTTCGATACCGTTCGTGGTGAAATTGAAACCCATATTGCGGAAGGACATGACGATCTTCAATTTCCCATCATTCCCCAGCGTCTGGTAGCAGATACGAGAAAGGTCATGGGTGACGCCGACATCATTGCGTTGGACAATGGGATTTATAAAATTTGGTTTGCGCGAAATTACAAAGCCCATCAACCCAACACGGTGCTCTTGGATAATGCGTTGGCCACTATGGGCGCGGGGCTATCGTCAGCCATGGCGGCCGCGATGCTGTATCCTGATCGGCGTGTCATGGCGATTTGTGGAGACGGTGGATTCATGATGAATAGCCAAGAGCTGGAAACGGCGATTCGGTTGAAGCTGAATCTAGTGGTGACGATATTGAATGATTCCGCGTATGGCATGATTCGATGGAAGCAAACGGCCTCCGGATTTGAGGATTGGGGATTGGAATTTGGTAATCCTGATTTTGTGAAGTATGCTGAAAGCTTTGGCGCCACCGGCCATCGCGTTCAAGCAACGGAAGATCTCGTTTCAATTTTTGAACAGGCCTTTACGGCTGGCGGGGTTCATCTCATCGATCTGCCGATTGAATATTCCGAAAACCAAAAAGTCTTGGTTGAGGAACTCGCACAGAAGGTCTGCAAGCTCTAA
- a CDS encoding RNA polymerase sigma factor, translating into MMNSTQPSLTHSVSVAINELEYSLGELIPDSPALNSVQYQSVVLDAESPEQELLHALRNGDEAAFGSLVDRHHTRLLRLAKSYVPSDAVAEEVVQETWMGVLEGIHRFEGRSSLKTWIFQILTNRAKTRGKRESRYVSFTEATFPGDEDDDLGLEPERFHTSGALAGHWALPPSTWDEQTPERRLLSKEGMALMENAIHSLPANQRQVMILRDIEGLESEEICELLTISPSNQRVLLHRGRSKVRSALNDYMQTSSPGA; encoded by the coding sequence ATGATGAATTCTACTCAACCTTCACTTACGCATTCTGTTTCCGTGGCCATAAACGAACTTGAATATTCTTTGGGAGAACTCATTCCTGACTCCCCGGCCCTAAACTCAGTACAATATCAATCTGTCGTGCTGGATGCTGAGTCCCCAGAGCAGGAATTGCTGCACGCTCTCCGCAATGGAGATGAAGCGGCATTCGGCTCGTTGGTCGACCGCCACCATACTCGTTTGCTACGACTGGCCAAGTCTTATGTGCCCTCCGACGCCGTGGCGGAAGAAGTGGTTCAAGAAACGTGGATGGGTGTACTGGAGGGCATTCATCGATTTGAAGGCCGGTCTTCTTTGAAAACGTGGATCTTTCAAATTCTGACCAACCGTGCCAAGACCCGAGGGAAACGCGAAAGCCGGTATGTATCGTTTACCGAAGCTACGTTCCCGGGTGATGAAGATGATGATCTTGGTTTGGAGCCGGAACGGTTTCACACATCTGGTGCCCTTGCCGGACATTGGGCGTTACCTCCATCCACTTGGGATGAACAGACACCGGAACGGCGGCTGTTATCGAAGGAAGGCATGGCGCTCATGGAGAACGCCATCCATTCCCTTCCGGCGAATCAACGGCAGGTCATGATTCTCCGTGATATCGAAGGCCTCGAGTCCGAAGAAATTTGTGAGCTCTTGACTATCTCGCCATCCAACCAACGCGTGCTCTTGCATCGGGGCCGATCCAAAGTTCGTTCGGCACTTAATGATTACATGCAAACCTCTTCGCCAGGAGCTTAA